From the Tachyglossus aculeatus isolate mTacAcu1 chromosome 21, mTacAcu1.pri, whole genome shotgun sequence genome, one window contains:
- the LOC119941856 gene encoding vegetative cell wall protein gp1-like: MGGGRPLTTCPLEQLEHQHDQATCLVSRKDRPPPLRACVRGHLSSGGLTGFGLAPDAAGGCGVTPEDPLLPDIRDGDGHPSLDSEARAGRLLCQEASGGHGLTSWDEAVQEPVGESSPWVHLAQPHYEGPGGLGEPDNWKAGPSEGDHGCPPTCQRAKGPESPCAAWSPTRPEAGQGVSPPQCPGPRPQRGRPCPAQPARCQASAVARSHRGRRAQAGPAPSLCPARRPQVRGLHQPPPAPSLPSARAAPERPGHDTDAPPQPGGVGDPRPGPQNCHDPRHIPQNGHDPRYKPLKRPRPPTHPPLNDHDLPPVPLKTAPTPAPSHSKRPRPPHDPRPVPPKTTTTSDPSSSIRPRPPPRPPQNGHDPRQHPPRNDHDPRPVLLNTATTPRPVPPKTATTPDNIPLETTTTPDPSPPKRPRPPPRSPQNDHDPRHIPLQTATTPDTSPSKRPRPPNRPPQNDHDPRPVLPKTTTTAVMSPPKATTTPTATTPDPSPENDDAPRDVPPKTATTPVTSPGAALTVVGGFSADGRRAGGGPRGGGPAGPYGARGGPPGVGRGPGPVPISIPPRGPARPGGPPGGGGSWAAHGMPGREEGCREGGMEGGRAAARRMRSAAPVPARLTGASRRRLRRRRRLLPLGQSAPAPNPLPGRRAAAGREGRGRPAPRGIFAAKFKGPNGAPRRPDRRGPVGEADCAGASGEGRGLPWWPHCFSGVGGRSLMDS; this comes from the exons ATGGGGGGGGGGCGTCCGCTGACCACCTGCCCGCTGGAGCAGCTGGAGCACCAacacg ACCAGGCTACTTGCCTGGTGTCCAGGAAGGATCGCCCACCCCCTCTGCGGGCTTGTGTTCGAGGACACCTCTCCTCTGGGGGTTTAACTGGATTTGG CTTGGCTCCGGATGCAGCCGGTGGCTGCGGAGTAACTCCCGAGGACCCCCTGCTCCCAGACATACGGGATGGAGACGGTCACCCCTCTCTGGACTCCGAAGCACGGGCTGGGCGGCTGCTCTGCCAGGAGGCCTCCGGAGGGCACGGCCTGac GAGCTGGGACGAAGCGGTGCAGGAGCCAGTCGGAGAATCCAGCCCATGGGTCCACTTGGCCcag CCCCACTACGAGGGTCCAGGGGGGCTTGGGGAGCCTGACAACTGGAAGGCCGGGCCTTCAGAGGGTGACCATGG ATGTCCCCCCACCTGTCAGCGGGCAAAGGGCCCCGAGTCCCCTTGTGCGGCCTGGTCCCCGACGAGGCCTGAAGCGGGTCAAGGCGTGTCACCACCGCAGTGCCCA GGGCCGAGGCCCCAGCGGGGCCGCCCCTGTCCGGCCCAGCCGGCCCGGTGCCAGGCCTCGGCGGTGGCACGAAGCCACCGGGGCCGCCGGGCTCAGGCcgggcccgccccctccctctgcccggctCGGCGGCCACAAGTGCGGGGGCTTCACCAGCCCCCGCCCGCTCCTTCCCTGCCCTCGGCCCGCGCTGCCCCAGAAAGGCCCGGACACGATACCGACGCCCCCCCTCAACCCGGGGGCGTCGGCGACCCCCGACCCGGCCCCCAAAACTGCCACGACCCCCGACACATCCCCCAAAACGGCCACGACCCCCGATACAAACCCCTAAAACGGCCACGACCCCCGACACATCCTCCTCTAAACGACCACGACCTCCCACCCGTTCCCCTCAAAACGGCCCCGACTCCCGCCCCGTCCCATTCCAAACGGCCACGACCCCC CCAcgacccccgccccgtcccccccaaAACGACCACGACCTCCGACCCGTCCTCCTCAATACGGCCAcgacccccgccccgtcccccccaaAACGGCCACGACCCCCGACAACATCCCCCTCGAAACGACCACGACCCCCGACCCGTCCTCCTCAATACGGCCAcgaccccccgccccgtcccccccaaAACGGCCACGACCCCCGACAACATCCCCCTCGAAACGACCACGACCCCCGACCCGTCCCCCCCAAAACGGCCACGACCCCCGCCCCGTTCCCCCCAAAACGACCACGACCCCCGACACATCCCCCTCCAAACGGCCACGACCCCCGACACATCCCCCTCCAAACGGCCACGACCTCCGAACCGTCCCCCCCAAAACGACCACGACCCCCGACCCGTCCTCCCCAAAACGACCACAACCGCCGTAATGTCCCCCCCCAAAGCGACCACAACCCCG ACGGCCACGACCCCCGACCCGTCCCCTGAAAACGACGACGCCCCCCGTGATGTCCCCCCCAAAACGGCCACGACCCCCGTGACGTCCCCCGGCGCAGCGCTTACCGTGGTCGGGGGCTTCAGCGCGGATGGgcggcgggccgggggcgggccacggggcggggggccggcgggTCCCTATGGGGCCCGGGGCGGCCCCCCGGGGGTCGGGCGGGGTCCCGGccccgtccccatctccatccccccgcggGGCCCGGCTCGCCCCGGAGGCCCCCCGGGCGGCGGCGGCTCATGGGCGGCCCATGGGATgccgggaagggaggagggatgccgggaaggagggatggagggagggcgagCAGCGGCGCGGAGGATGCGCTCCGCGGCCCCGGTCCCGGCCCGACTGACAGGCGcgagccgccgccgcctccgccgccggcgGCGCCTCCTCCCGCTCGGCCAATCAGCGCCCGCCCCGAACCCGTTGCCGGGGCGACGCGCCGCCGCGGGccgcgaggggcggggccgcccGGCGCCACGTGGGATTTTCGCGGCAAAATTCAAAGGACCGAACGGCGCCCCCCGGCGGCCGGACCGCCGGGGCCCCGTGGGAGAGGCCGACTGCGCAGGCGCCAgcggggaggggcgtggcctgcccTGGTG gccacattgcttctcgggAGTGGGGGGCCGCAGCCTGATGGATTCTTGA